The following proteins are encoded in a genomic region of Dissulfuribacter thermophilus:
- a CDS encoding aminotransferase class I/II-fold pyridoxal phosphate-dependent enzyme yields MELDAPYIGIDEEKAVVEALRSGFVSSVGPLVPEFEAAMAARLNAKRAVAVQSGTAALHLALHALGIGPGDEVIVPSLTFIATVNAVLYVGARPIIVDVDPITWCIDPIEVESAITSKTKAIIPVHLYG; encoded by the coding sequence ATGGAACTTGATGCACCATACATAGGAATTGATGAAGAAAAGGCCGTAGTTGAGGCCCTGCGGTCAGGTTTTGTTTCGTCCGTTGGTCCTCTAGTGCCAGAGTTTGAAGCGGCCATGGCAGCACGTTTAAATGCTAAAAGGGCTGTTGCTGTTCAAAGCGGAACTGCAGCGCTTCATCTTGCCTTACATGCATTAGGTATTGGACCTGGAGATGAGGTAATTGTACCTTCACTTACCTTTATAGCCACGGTAAATGCGGTACTATATGTCGGTGCCAGACCTATTATTGTAGACGTTGATCCTATTACTTGGTGTATAGATCCTATCGAAGTTGAGTCTGCAATTACATCCAAGACCAAGGCGATTATTCCAGTACATCTGTATGGT
- a CDS encoding SDR family NAD(P)-dependent oxidoreductase encodes MKILITGAGGFIGSHLCETLFEHGYSVKAFVHYNSFGSWGWLNTSKYKADIEVVSGDIRDYDSVRSAVKNVDAVCHLAALIGIPYSYKSPLAYIKTNVQGTYNVLQACLELGVERIIHTSTSEVYGTARQVPIKENHPLQPQSPYSASKIAADQLCLSYYYSFDLPVVIARPFNTYGPRQSTRAVIPTIIAQLMDQGSDAIIKLGNLTPTRDLNFVKDTVSAYVSLIEAHLSDVAGKVFNIGSGREISIYDLAHLIARLMGKKLQIIQEDERKRKTGSEVERLLCDSSLFKNITGWKPKFSLEEGLAITISWFQKNFHIYDSSRYHI; translated from the coding sequence ATGAAGATACTTATCACAGGTGCAGGGGGATTTATAGGGTCTCACTTATGTGAAACATTATTCGAACATGGATATTCAGTAAAAGCGTTCGTCCATTATAATTCTTTTGGTTCATGGGGTTGGTTAAATACATCCAAATATAAAGCAGATATAGAGGTCGTCTCTGGTGATATCAGAGACTATGACAGTGTAAGATCAGCCGTAAAAAATGTCGATGCAGTTTGTCATCTGGCAGCCCTGATCGGGATTCCATATTCCTATAAGTCGCCACTAGCCTATATTAAAACTAATGTGCAAGGTACCTATAATGTACTTCAAGCCTGCCTAGAGCTGGGAGTGGAAAGAATTATTCATACTTCCACAAGTGAAGTCTATGGTACTGCGCGGCAGGTACCAATAAAAGAGAATCATCCTTTACAGCCACAATCCCCTTACTCTGCCTCAAAGATAGCCGCAGATCAATTGTGTCTTAGCTACTATTATAGCTTTGATCTTCCAGTGGTCATTGCACGCCCCTTTAATACTTATGGACCTAGACAGTCAACTAGAGCAGTTATTCCAACTATAATTGCTCAATTAATGGACCAAGGTTCTGATGCCATTATCAAGCTCGGAAATTTGACACCCACGAGAGATTTAAATTTCGTCAAGGACACAGTGAGTGCTTATGTCTCATTAATAGAAGCACATCTTTCTGATGTGGCAGGAAAAGTGTTTAATATTGGAAGCGGCAGAGAAATTTCCATATATGATTTGGCACACCTCATTGCGAGATTGATGGGAAAAAAATTACAAATAATTCAGGAAGACGAAAGAAAAAGAAAAACTGGAAGTGAAGTAGAGAGACTCCTATGCGACAGTTCGCTATTTAAAAATATTACTGGCTGGAAACCAAAATTTTCTTTAGAGGAGGGCCTTGCTATTACTATATCGTGGTTTCAGAAAAATTTTCACATTTATGATTCATCAAGATATCACATATAA